In Mastigocladopsis repens PCC 10914, a single window of DNA contains:
- a CDS encoding thermonuclease family protein — MSKFAILLCLLLLVACQPQKKPEESTQVLSKVAQVVSGQTLEVVGLGNQPSLISQVRLLSIDAPDLQQRPWGDAAKQRLEALIGEQPVMLEFDVQMQDKFGRTLAYAWKNGVLLNEQLVKEGYALFVGRSPNHKYDQRLERAQQWARLMGQGIWNPEKPMRLTPGEFRRQYR; from the coding sequence ATGAGTAAATTTGCAATTCTATTGTGTTTATTACTACTAGTTGCTTGCCAACCCCAAAAAAAGCCTGAAGAAAGTACGCAGGTGCTTTCTAAAGTCGCACAGGTGGTGAGTGGGCAAACTTTGGAGGTCGTAGGACTAGGCAATCAACCAAGTTTAATTTCTCAAGTACGCTTACTGAGTATTGATGCACCAGATTTGCAGCAGCGTCCTTGGGGAGATGCAGCAAAGCAACGCTTGGAAGCGCTGATTGGAGAACAGCCTGTCATGCTGGAGTTTGATGTGCAAATGCAAGACAAATTCGGGCGAACTCTGGCTTATGCGTGGAAAAATGGGGTTTTGTTGAATGAACAGTTAGTCAAAGAAGGGTATGCTTTGTTTGTGGGGCGATCGCCCAACCACAAATATGACCAACGTTTAGAACGTGCCCAACAATGGGCTAGACTCATGGGACAAGGAATTTGGAATCCAGAAAAACCTATGCGCTTGACTCCCGGTGAGTTTCGCCGTCAGTATCGTTAG
- a CDS encoding four helix bundle protein, producing the protein MNSLVYEKAYKFAIRIVNAYKYLTQEKKEFILSKQLIRSGTSIGANIAEANGAISQAEFSAKISIAYKECLETKYWLSLLKDTGYIDDKAFNSIYENAEEISKILFSILKKTRISDN; encoded by the coding sequence GTGAACAGTTTGGTATATGAGAAGGCGTATAAGTTTGCTATCAGGATTGTAAATGCTTATAAATATTTGACTCAAGAGAAAAAAGAATTTATTTTATCAAAACAATTAATTAGAAGTGGAACATCAATTGGAGCGAATATAGCGGAGGCAAATGGAGCAATATCACAAGCAGAATTTTCTGCAAAAATTTCTATTGCTTACAAAGAATGTCTTGAAACTAAGTATTGGTTGTCCCTGTTAAAAGACACAGGGTATATTGATGACAAAGCATTTAACAGTATCTATGAAAATGCCGAAGAGATATCAAAAATCCTTTTCTCAATCCTCAAGAAAACTAGAATCTCTGATAACTAA
- a CDS encoding inositol monophosphatase family protein codes for MTNLQIFLDIATEAALAAGAVLQGYLGQVEDAVIEKGRPGDLVTAADKAAEVVILDVLRRHFPDHSILAEESGKLGNQDNEYLWAIDPLDGTTNFAHQYPFFAVSIGLLIHGVPQVGVIYDPFHDELFRAAQGLGATRNRRPIKVSDTSELGKSLLVTGFAYDRRETSDNNYAEFCHLTHLTQGVRRSGSASLDLAHVACGRLDGYWERGIAPWDIAAGVILLREAGGKVTAYDGSPLNIPSGRILATNGYIHNILSQELKQVPPLSAWG; via the coding sequence ATGACTAATCTGCAAATTTTCCTAGATATTGCTACGGAAGCAGCGCTTGCTGCTGGTGCGGTGTTGCAAGGTTACTTGGGCCAGGTAGAAGATGCAGTTATTGAAAAAGGACGCCCTGGGGATTTGGTGACTGCTGCTGATAAAGCTGCGGAAGTTGTCATTTTAGATGTTTTACGTCGTCATTTTCCTGACCACTCTATCCTTGCTGAAGAATCAGGGAAACTAGGAAATCAAGATAATGAATACCTTTGGGCAATTGACCCCCTAGATGGGACAACTAACTTCGCCCACCAATACCCCTTTTTTGCTGTTTCTATTGGCTTGTTGATTCATGGTGTCCCGCAGGTTGGTGTCATTTATGACCCTTTCCACGATGAGTTATTCCGTGCGGCACAAGGTTTGGGAGCAACGCGCAACCGTCGCCCCATCAAAGTTTCCGACACTTCTGAACTGGGTAAAAGCCTTCTGGTTACGGGATTTGCCTACGACCGTCGGGAAACATCGGATAATAACTATGCGGAATTTTGTCACCTGACCCATCTGACTCAAGGTGTAAGGCGCAGTGGTTCAGCATCCCTAGATTTGGCTCATGTCGCCTGCGGTCGTCTTGATGGCTACTGGGAAAGAGGGATCGCTCCTTGGGATATTGCTGCTGGCGTGATTCTCTTACGAGAAGCAGGGGGAAAGGTGACTGCATACGATGGTAGTCCCTTAAATATTCCCTCCGGCAGAATACTAGCAACCAATGGTTATATTCATAACATCCTCAGTCAAGAACTAAAACAAGTTCCGCCGTTATCGGCGTGGGGGTAA
- a CDS encoding Txe/YoeB family addiction module toxin, whose translation MKNITFAPEAFEQFNDWTTQDKKIHRKIITLINDILRQPFIGLGKPEPLKHELSGYWSRRITDEHRLVYKVTETEIIILSCRFHYDD comes from the coding sequence ATGAAGAATATAACATTCGCTCCTGAGGCATTTGAACAATTCAACGACTGGACAACACAAGATAAAAAAATTCATCGCAAGATCATCACCCTGATTAACGATATTCTTCGTCAACCATTTATTGGACTTGGCAAACCTGAACCTCTAAAGCATGAACTTAGCGGATATTGGTCACGACGAATTACAGATGAACATCGTTTAGTATATAAAGTGACTGAAACTGAAATTATCATTTTGAGTTGTCGATTTCACTATGATGACTGA
- a CDS encoding DUF433 domain-containing protein, with the protein MKPLKRITFNPEVMGGKPCIRGMRVTVGTIVGLMAAGHTPEDILQAYPYLEHEDIYEALAYAAWRVEEIEVPLASA; encoded by the coding sequence ATGAAACCACTAAAGCGAATTACATTCAACCCAGAAGTCATGGGTGGCAAACCTTGTATACGGGGTATGCGTGTTACTGTAGGTACAATTGTCGGTTTAATGGCAGCAGGACATACGCCAGAAGATATTCTTCAGGCTTACCCCTACCTAGAACATGAAGATATTTATGAAGCCCTTGCTTATGCTGCATGGCGTGTAGAAGAAATTGAAGTACCGCTTGCTTCTGCATGA
- a CDS encoding GUN4 domain-containing protein, with protein MSDAQPQFDVFLCHNSEDKEAVIKIAEQLKDEHNIEPWLDDWELRPGFPWQPELERQIAHIKSAAVFVGKSGIGPWQSQEIYSFLSEFHRRQCPVIPVLLSDAPQQPQLPIFLKGMTWVDFREQTRVYTPAMDKLIWGITGIKPKTRVKVIPQNQTQNTGQNKTDDSGDDLKSEKGLNYTKLRDLLAAGKWKEADYKTYLVVLQAVGRKENDWIKDKELLNFPCTDLRTIDQLWVKYSNGRFGFSIQKKIYLSVGGKPDDKYDQEAWKKLGDRVGWRVKENWISYEMITFNITAPKGHLPSLGFGYGYECFFSRIGWSLLSHRDL; from the coding sequence ATGAGTGATGCTCAACCTCAATTCGATGTCTTCCTTTGCCACAATAGCGAAGATAAGGAAGCAGTCATAAAAATTGCAGAGCAATTAAAGGATGAACATAATATTGAACCTTGGCTAGATGATTGGGAGTTACGACCTGGTTTTCCTTGGCAGCCGGAACTAGAAAGGCAGATTGCTCACATAAAGTCAGCAGCAGTTTTTGTTGGTAAGAGTGGGATTGGTCCTTGGCAAAGTCAAGAAATATATAGCTTTCTAAGTGAATTTCACAGACGACAGTGTCCTGTTATTCCTGTGCTGCTTTCTGATGCTCCACAGCAGCCTCAACTTCCAATTTTTCTTAAAGGTATGACTTGGGTTGATTTTCGGGAACAGACACGTGTTTATACTCCTGCAATGGATAAACTGATTTGGGGTATTACTGGGATAAAGCCAAAGACAAGAGTGAAGGTGATCCCACAAAATCAAACTCAAAACACTGGGCAAAATAAAACAGATGATTCAGGTGATGACCTCAAAAGTGAAAAAGGCTTAAACTACACTAAGCTGCGAGATTTACTAGCAGCAGGAAAGTGGAAAGAAGCTGACTATAAAACCTATCTAGTGGTGCTACAGGCTGTAGGTCGCAAGGAAAATGACTGGATAAAGGATAAAGAACTCTTAAACTTTCCCTGCACTGACCTCCGCACAATTGACCAACTATGGGTAAAGTACAGCAATGGACGCTTTGGCTTCAGCATTCAGAAGAAAATTTATCTTAGTGTCGGCGGCAAGCCCGACGACAAGTATGATCAGGAAGCCTGGAAAAAATTAGGCGATCGCGTGGGTTGGAGAGTTAAGGAAAACTGGATCTCTTATGAGATGATAACTTTTAATATAACTGCCCCAAAAGGACACCTCCCTTCCTTGGGGTTTGGTTATGGTTATGAGTGTTTCTTCTCTCGCATTGGTTGGTCTCTTCTCTCGCATCGAGACTTGTAA
- a CDS encoding 2Fe-2S iron-sulfur cluster-binding protein: protein MSETYTVKVHDCTKCSAVGAASPPGEGERAKGIVHTIQVPDDRYILHTAEKQGVELPFLCRNGACTTCAVRVLSGEIYQPEAIGLSPELQKKGYALLCVSYARSDLEVETQDEDEVYELQFGRFFAKGKVRAGLPLDED from the coding sequence ATGTCCGAGACATACACTGTTAAAGTTCATGATTGCACAAAGTGCAGCGCCGTTGGCGCAGCGTCTCCGCCAGGAGAAGGCGAACGCGCTAAAGGCATAGTACACACCATACAAGTCCCCGACGACCGCTACATCCTACATACAGCCGAAAAACAAGGGGTGGAACTGCCATTTTTATGTCGAAATGGGGCTTGCACCACTTGTGCGGTGCGGGTGCTGTCGGGAGAAATTTACCAACCGGAAGCGATCGGACTGTCGCCAGAGTTGCAGAAAAAAGGTTATGCTCTGTTGTGCGTCAGTTATGCCCGTTCCGATTTGGAGGTGGAGACACAGGACGAAGATGAAGTCTACGAACTCCAGTTTGGGCGCTTTTTTGCTAAAGGTAAAGTGCGAGCAGGTTTGCCGTTAGACGAAGATTAG
- a CDS encoding nucleotidyltransferase family protein has product MQRDIILSTLKQHQTELKKLGVRSLALFGSVARDEATPTSDVDILVEFEPPVTFDHYMDVKFYLEDHLGRKVDLVRWKSLKPQIRASIEQEAITVISYQ; this is encoded by the coding sequence ATGCAACGTGACATAATCCTTTCAACTCTAAAGCAACATCAAACTGAGTTGAAAAAGTTGGGTGTGCGATCTTTAGCATTGTTTGGTTCTGTAGCACGAGATGAAGCAACACCCACTAGTGATGTTGATATTTTGGTTGAGTTTGAACCTCCAGTCACCTTTGATCACTACATGGATGTGAAATTTTATCTAGAGGATCATTTGGGAAGAAAAGTAGATTTGGTCAGATGGAAATCACTCAAGCCTCAAATTCGAGCATCGATAGAACAAGAGGCGATTACAGTTATCAGTTATCAGTGA
- a CDS encoding DUF5615 family PIN-like protein, translated as MKILIDMNLSPSWVPVLESVGIEAVHSSKVGEPGATDKIIIAWAVTHRYIVFTHDLDFGTLLATTQADAPSVIQVRSQDILPAKLGDLVINALRQFHQELEMGALVTVDEAKAKARILPI; from the coding sequence ATGAAGATTTTAATTGATATGAATCTTTCTCCTAGCTGGGTTCCAGTGTTGGAAAGTGTCGGTATTGAGGCTGTCCACTCGTCAAAAGTTGGTGAGCCTGGTGCTACAGACAAGATCATCATCGCATGGGCAGTTACGCATAGATATATTGTTTTCACCCATGACTTAGATTTTGGTACATTGCTAGCAACAACTCAAGCAGATGCACCTAGTGTCATTCAAGTGCGCTCACAAGATATTCTCCCAGCTAAGTTAGGTGATTTAGTTATTAATGCTTTACGTCAATTTCACCAGGAATTAGAAATGGGCGCTTTAGTCACAGTGGATGAAGCAAAGGCTAAGGCAAGAATATTACCAATCTAG
- a CDS encoding J domain-containing protein yields the protein MSFKLDRGLFKYDFIDYHAVLCVPVDADIKDIRKRYLKIARRLHPDICVAQSDAEKQLAGELLSKLVNPAYEKLSREKNRTEYIVVLSQMGKRLVQESASMELSTDVAKQLASAPNYDHIYKNAIAKIAETQYDSLQKVQQIIALVSELNLVYIMRSAGKLSTASPLVAQSNIHTTSTVHKAPAPPPSPPTQKEDSAVLQYIRRAQELMATNQLTQARVELQDALKLEPNNSRCHSLIGVVYLKQNLTTTAKVHFDRALQLDPKDQLALEGKRKIEQITGHKPSSAKHTATPNTGGKQPDKSGEGGLFGGLFGGKKK from the coding sequence ATGTCTTTCAAGTTAGACCGTGGACTTTTTAAATATGATTTCATAGACTATCACGCAGTTTTATGCGTTCCAGTTGATGCAGATATCAAGGATATTCGTAAACGCTATCTCAAAATAGCCCGTCGTCTGCATCCTGATATCTGTGTTGCTCAAAGTGATGCTGAAAAACAACTCGCAGGTGAATTGTTGTCTAAGCTGGTTAATCCAGCCTATGAAAAACTGTCTAGGGAGAAAAATAGAACTGAATATATTGTAGTTTTGTCGCAAATGGGCAAGCGGCTAGTGCAAGAATCAGCATCGATGGAACTCTCCACCGATGTGGCAAAGCAATTAGCGAGTGCGCCCAATTACGACCATATTTATAAGAATGCGATCGCCAAAATTGCTGAAACTCAATATGACTCCTTGCAGAAAGTGCAACAGATTATTGCACTAGTCAGCGAGTTGAATTTGGTATACATAATGCGAAGCGCTGGCAAATTATCTACAGCGTCGCCACTCGTTGCTCAATCAAACATTCACACAACATCAACAGTTCATAAAGCACCTGCACCCCCACCATCACCGCCAACGCAAAAGGAAGACTCAGCTGTCCTTCAGTACATTCGTCGCGCCCAAGAGTTAATGGCAACAAATCAACTGACACAAGCTAGGGTAGAATTACAGGATGCCCTAAAGCTAGAGCCAAATAATAGTCGTTGCCATAGCTTGATCGGAGTGGTCTATTTGAAGCAAAATCTAACCACAACTGCAAAAGTTCACTTTGACCGCGCCCTGCAACTAGACCCCAAAGACCAATTAGCGTTGGAGGGGAAACGCAAAATTGAACAGATTACGGGGCATAAACCCAGTAGTGCGAAGCATACAGCAACGCCCAATACTGGGGGTAAGCAACCAGATAAATCTGGGGAGGGCGGTTTGTTTGGTGGTTTGTTTGGTGGGAAGAAAAAATAA